The stretch of DNA GCCGCTTAACCTGGTGCATGAACCGGTACCAGGCTATGAGGAAGAGCTTGCTTTGAAGATGGACCGCTTTTTCGTTCGGCTCAAAGCGGACAAACCAGTCTGGCGGGCAAATTGGGGGTTGATTGATGATCCGACGCTTTTTCAGCCTACAGGACATGGTCGTAAGGGATTAAACACCGACATCACGATTGAGAATGCTGGCGACACGCTCTGGTTGCGGATGGAACGACAAACTCTACGCCGCTTGCCGCGCTCACAAAGTATTTTATTCACTATTCGTGTCTATGTCCGACCGTTACGCGAGTTGGCCACTCAGCCTGAACGCGCGACTGAATTAGCGTCGACTATTCGCACCATGCCCGAACCGATGCAGCTATACAAAAGTTTGCCGCCGTTCCAGGATGCAGTCCTGGGCTGGCTTGATCGGGTAGCATTGTCACAGACTGAGAATTCATTACCTATTTCGTAAGGAAAATACTATGAATGAGATTGATTTTCACGGAAAGAACGCCCTGGTTGTTGGTGGCTCAAGCGGAATCGGCAACGGCATAGCCCGCGTATTTCGCGATCATGGTGCGACGGTATTCGTCAGTGGTACCCGTGCCTCAGCAGCGGACTACAACAAAGACGATGACGGGGCAGATTTCACCGGCATGACCTATTTCCAATGGGATGTCTCAGACGACAAGGTTGTTGAGAATCTCAAGCCACCGTTTTCAACGCTCGATACGCTGGTCCTCTCGCAAGGCATCGTCATGTACAAACGCGCCGAGTTTGAGATGCCGAACTTTCGCAAAGTGGTCGATGTCAATCTGATGAGCGTGATGAGTTGCTTGATGAAGTTCCATGAAATGTTGAAAGCGAGCAAAGGCACGGTCGTTATTGTCGGCTCTGGCGCGAGCTTTCATGCGGTGTTTGGCAATCCCGCGTATAGTGCCAGTAAAGGGGCATTGGTGACGTTGACGAAGTCATTAGGGGAAGCCTGGGCGACCGATGGCATTCGCGTGAATGGCATCGCGCCCGGATTAGTAGCGACCAAGATCACCAAAGTGACTTGGGACCATCCCCGTCGCTACGAGGACTCACTCGATGATATTCCGCTCCATCGTTGGGGCACGCCAGAAGAGATGGGCGGTGTCTCGCTTTTCCTTGCGTCCCCGCTGTCGTCGTACATCACCGGGCAGATGCTTGTTGTCGATGGAGGGATGTATTTGTCGTGAGGAATGAAGCGTCGCTGATTACGCGGCTTTTTTAATTCGCACGGGGCGGATCAACACCTCTGCAGAGATTCCAAGTTTCTCGTGCAGACGGCGGATCATATTAATGGAGAGACCTCGACGACGGTTCAGTACCTCAGCTACTCTGGTACGACTACCAAAGATTCCTTCAAGGTCCTTACGGGTTAATCCTTGTTGTTCGGCGCGAAACTTAATCGCTTCGATCGGATCAGGAGGGTCCATCGGGTAGTGTTCGTCTTCGTACGCTTCTACTAGCGTAGCAAGAATGTCGAGCCGGTCGCCTTCCACCGTGCCTCGCTTGGCTCCCCACAACCGCTCTATTTCTGTTAGAGCACCATTATAATCTGCTTCAGTCCTGATTGGTTTAAGGCTTTTCATATTTGACTTCTTTAACATCGATGGAGTCATAAGCTCTATGAGTACCGACCCATTTAATCCACACGATACTCTTCTCAAAGTCGACAGATACGACTAGCCGATAGTCGTTCCCCTTGATATTGAAAACAATCCGTTCTGCAGTTGCGACACTCGCTGTTGCATATTGGCGCTTCACATCGGAAGTACTCTTCCATTTGGCTTTTCGTACTTCGTCGAACCAAGCATCAAGCGCGCCTTTCAAAGCTGTGTAGTCTTTATGGCCTTTTCGTGACTCTATAAATCTTTGCAGCGTTCGACGAGCAACAATCCGCACTTGGCAACGCTATCATGCACCTGTCGGGGGAACAAGCGATGACTTGATGCCTTTAGAAAGATCCAAGAAAATCAACCGTCCGCTCAAACGCGCCAGGCTCGGCGTGGAAGACAAAGGCACAGAGGTCAGTCACGCCAATATCTTCGAGTCGTTTGAGTTCACCTTTCACAGTCGCGGGATCACCAACCAGTGCCACATCAACCGGCTCGGCGGCACCGCCACGATCGAGCATAGTGCGATAGGCTGGTAGGTCGCGATAAATCGCGAAGACCTTGGCAGCGACTTCACGCGCTTTGATGGTGTCGTTGGCGATAGCGATCGGCATTCCGGCAATCACTCGTGGTGCGGCGTTACCTGCGTCGCGAGCGGCTGTCGTGATGCGTGGCACGACGTGTTCTTTGAGTGCTTTGTGACCGGCCATCCAGGTCAGAGTTCCAGCAGCTTCACGACCGCAAAGTTCCAACATCTTCGGTCCGAGTGCCGCCATGATGATCGGCACCGGTGTTGCTCCTGGTGGTTTTAGCTCCAGATTTACGCGGTACTCTTCTCCACGATATTTGACCGGCTCTCCGCGTAGGAGTGGTTTAATCACTGCAAGATACTCTTTCATGTGCGATACGCGCCGCGCGTAAGACATACCGAGCATCTTTTCAATCACCACTTGATGGGAGAGTCCGATACCAAGGGTAAAACGTCCGTGACTGGCCACTTGCGTCGTTAATGCTTGTTGGGCAATGGCGTAAGGATGGCGCGGATAGGTCGGCACAACAGCGGTACCCAGCTCGATGCGTTTGGTTTCCCGTCCGACCAAGCCAAGCACGTTGATCGCATCATAGGCAAAGATATTGGCCATCCAGCCAGATGAGAGACCCGCAGCTTCAATGCGCTGGGCTCGTTGAATGATCTCATCTAACGTTGGTGACTCGCCTGCCCCTTCGCCAATCATCATGCCAATTCGCATTGTTCGTACTCCCTTCGCGCAAAACTCCTCACTGGTGCCGCACCATAGCAAAGACACTCCAGAGAGACGATGGACCTACCGCAAGAACTTTGCTACAGGCGGAGGACCTTATGAGGAGGGAGCGCAATGAAATTCGGTCTGCTGTACATTCCCGACTATTATCCCGCACGTCATCAATCTGCGACGCAATACTATGGCGAGATGATGACACAGATCCAATATGCTGAGGAACTCGGCTTTGATGGTGTGTTTTTCGCCGAACATTATATTGGTGGATATTCGTTTCCGTCACCGCCGGTATTTGCCACTGCAGTGGCGCAGCGGACCAAGCGTATTCGGTTAGGAACTGGTGTCACGCTCTTGCCGCTCAATAACCCGATTCGTACAGCGGAAGAGTATGCGATGCTTGATGTCCTCAGTAATGGACGACTCGACTTCGGCGTCGGACGTGGTGTACTCAAAGCAGAATACGAACTCTTTGGCATTGACGAGGCCGAAAGCCAGGGGCGATTTCACGAGGCACTGGATGTAATCCTTAAGGCATGGACGCAAGAATCCGTCTCTCATGTTGGAAAGTATTTCACCGTTAACGAGGTCTTGTCTTTACCAAAACCAGTGCAGACTCCGCATCCGCCGATCTGGGCAGCATGTGCATTTACTCCTGATAGCTTCACCTGGGCTGGCGAAAGAGGCTTCCATGCAATGCTGACGCCGTTTGCCTATGTCCGCCATGAAGAGTTGCAAGCAAAGCTGGAATTGTATTGGACAGCCATGAACAAGGCTGGACATGTTGCAGCAAATCGAGAAGTGCTCGGGGTCTATCATCTGTACATTGCCGACACCGATGCCCAAGCACACGAAGTCGCCGGAAAACACTTCATGCAATACCTGCGCTTCTTTGGTGAATTAGACCGCAAGGCCGCGTTTCAATCCAAAGATTATGCCGTGTATCAAGGCGGGTTAACCAAAGTGATGGGTGGAGCGACATATGATGATATGGATAAGGCTGACTGCATGATCTTTGGCAGCCCGGAACGATGCATCAAACGCCTGCAGCGTGCGCAGAAAGACTATCGCCTAACCTATCCGATTTTTGAGGTGAACTTCGGTGGCTTTCCGCATGAGCAAGTGATGCGGTCAATGGAGCGTTTTGCCAAAGAAGTGATGCCACATCTGCGGTGATTATCGATCAGGAAGAAGTTGACAGATCCAACGCGAAAGAGAGCGCATTCTTGATCTTGTTCATTATTTCATTAGGAAGAGTACCAAGTTTGCGCTCCAGACGTGCTTTGGGTATAGAGCCAATCCCCTGGACATTTGCAATAGAATCTTGATTGAGGAAAGAAAGCTTTGGAAGCACGACCTCATAAGAGCTTTGGCGATTTTGGGTTGTTAATGGAACGTAAATAATCAAAGCTCGCGGTGGGTCAGGATCATCACGCGACACAATCACGACTGGCCGCGTTTTTGCCGCCAATCCAAGATCAGCTAACCATACTTCACCTGGTTGGGGGTTCATCAAGCATATCCAGTACTTCTTGCTCTACAACTCGCGCCCGCATGAGATCCAATGCATCTTGGTCGGCCAAGTCGATAATCTCGGCGATGCGTTGTCTGACTTGTTCTGCTGTAATCGGTGTCCATTCGCGCAGCTTTGCATCCAATTGTTCAGCTAAGATGTCCATAGGGTCTTCTCGCGCTTACAGATCACGCAACACGTAACACGTGATACGTACTGCGTGTTGCGTGATCCTTATACCATTGGTTCCGTACTATTCCTTAGCGATTCACCTGCACCGGCGGAGTCGTTTCACTCAGCTTCTTCAGGACTTCTTCGTCGGTCATTTTCAGCACGGCATTATTCGGCGCCGGGAAATTGATCATGATCTTGCTCTTCGCCGGATCAACTTGCGGCACCTTGCCGCCTTTTGACTCGAATGCTGCCGGAGCTTTGTAGCGTTTCACTTCCTCTGGGCTGATGCCCGCGAGTTTGCACACTTCAGGATCAATCCACGCTTCGGCGTCAATCGCCTGTCCTTCTGAAGTAGAGAACTCCAGCATCAAGCCTTCGGGACCAGCAAAATAGATCGATTTGCAAAACCCGTGATCGATCGGTCCCATCACCCAATAGCCACGGTCACGCACCCGGTCACGCATAGTGAGCAAATCGGCTTCGGTATCAACGTTCATGGCGATGTGCTGCATCGCCCCAGGAGCAACGGGAGCAGCGGTCCAAGATGGATGGGACACGCCGGTGATCGGTTGGATCTCGCCAACTTCTGGCCCTTGGACAAAGGCGATCGACGAGCTATCGCCCATTTTGACAAAGCCATGGAACGTGTTTTTCACACCATGCATCCAGTAGAGCGCGACCAGTTCCATACCACATACGTCAGTAAAGAACTCAATTTGTTTCTTGATGTCTTTGGTGCAAATCGCCAGGTGATGAATTCCGTTCGGCAGACCCATAAAGCCCTCCTTGGTAAAAGTGCAAAAATCGCTGTTCCCGAAGCATTCCACTGGAATCTTGGGAAATCAAGGCGGGAACGTCGTCACAGACCTGCAATAGACCTCTCGGACGAAGTTTGTTAGAGGCGAAGAGAACAGGTAGGATCAGAGCGGGGAGAATACCACATGTCGAAACAAGACGACCTTATGCGCGCCTGGGTACGGTATCCAGAACGCTGGCAACAACTTTGGAACGTGTGCGAGCAAGGAGGAGGGCGCTATACGCGCGGCGTGTTCGTCGTCAACGGCAAAGCAGAAAAGCCGCAGCAGCAGAAAACTCCAGGGCAGATAATCGCTGAGATGTTGAAAAGTGAGCCGATGGGGTATTTATCGTAGCTCTCGGAGCTATGGATGCGTCTGAAGCTTTGGAAAGGAATCCGCGTAATGCGTAAAACGTAATACGTAACCACCTCCCCTCCTCTTACGTTTTACGCATTACGTTTTATCTTCTGTTTCATGACCTCTACAACCAAACAACTCACATCCGACCAGCTCACTCCACTTCTTGCCGATTTCATCACACGTTCCTCGCACGCCCGGCAAGTGCAAATCAAAGACCTGCGCCTTCTCACTGGTGGTGCGTCACGACAGACGTGGTCGTTTGATGCCACGATCGAGCAAGCCAATGGACAGAGCGAGACCTTGCCGTTGATCCTTCGTAGCGATCCGCACGACGGACCACAGTCAGAAATGGACCGCACGTTGGAGTATCGTCTGATCGAAACTGTTCATGCAGCGGGCGTGCTCGCGCCGAAGCCGTATTTTCTCGGGGATGACAGCCTTGGAGTGCCGTTCTTTATTATGGAGCGGATCGAGGGTGAGACGATCGTGCGCCGCTTGTTTCGTGATCCCAGTTTTGCTGAAGCTCGGAAAATCATGGCCCAGCAACTTGGTGCACGACTCGCTCGTATTCACCGCATTCCCAGTGAGAAGTATACGCATCTGGGTTTGGCCGCACCGCAAGAAAGTCGCTCGCCAGCTGAGGAAGAGATCAAACGCTACGAAGATATGTACGCTGAGCGGGCACGCGAGCCGCATCTTGCGTTTGAACTCGCGTTCCGTTGGTTACGCCAGCATATCCCGGTGAAACAAGAGCAGGTACTTGTACACGGTGACTACCGCATGGGCAATGTGATCTTTGGTCCGGACGGCGTGCGGTCGATTCTCGATTGGGAGCTTTCACATGTTGGCGATCCGATCGAAGACCTCGGCTGGATGTGCGTACGCTCATGGCGCTTTGGTAACGACGAGTTACCTGTGGGCGGTGTCGGCAAGCGAGAAGATTTCTGGCGTGCATACGAAGAGGCCGGTGGTTATCCGGTTGATCCGACTCGTGCCCATTTCTGGGAAATTTTCGGAAACCTGCGCTGGGGGATCTTATGCCTCACGCTCACGCAGCCATTTTTGGATAGGCTCAATCCCAGTGTGGAGCTCGCAGCGATTGGTCGTCGGACGGTCGAAACTGAGTGGGAACTGCTGCACTTGATGGAGGAATAATGCAAGATCGTCCAACGATGATGGAATACTTACAGGCAGTGACGCACTTCCTTGATGAAGAAGCCGTGCCAAACCTCAGTGGGTCACGACAGTTCTATGGTCGAGTGGCAGCGAATGTTTTACGTGCCGTGATGCGTGAACTAGAGAACGAAGAGCACGATCTGTTTGCTGAGTGGGAACGGCTGAATCAACTGCTTGCACCGCTGCTACGGCCAGAGTCTCTCTCAGCCCTGCGTACAGCAATCCAGCAACGGACCCAGGAACTGTGCCAACGCATTCGCAATGGCGATGCTGATGCTGGTGCCTATCGACAACAAGTTTTGGCACATGTCCGAGAGTCAGTCCGAGAAAAACTGCTAGTGAACAATCCACAGTGGATTAACCTACCAGCTTCACTTTGAACTTGATTGTATCGCCTGTATCACTTAGACTGCCATGTATTATTTCTCATCTTTCAGCTTTCTTCCTTGTTTAGGTCTTTACTATTCCAATGTGTTGGAAAGCACGAAAAGAAGGGTGTTTATGCGTAAAATATTGTTCTCTCTGTTAACAGCAGTGTGGTTTCTGACTGGTTCTTCCGTATTTGCTGCGGACCCGACTACAGATGATCAGAAAACGATGTACGCGCTTGGCGTAGCGATGAGCCAGTCTTTAGGCGTCTTTAACCTGAGTGAAGCCGAGCTAGAGATGGTGAAGAATGGGTTGACTGACGGGGTGCTGAAGAAGCCGCAAAAAGTCAATGTGCAGGAATTCATGCCCAAGCTTCAGCAACTCCAGCAGACTCGTTTCGCAGCCGCCTCTGAAGCTGAGAAAAAAGCTGGAGCAGAATTCCTGACCAAAGCTGCGGCAGAGAAAGGCGCCGTAAAGACGAATTCTGGACTGGTGTACTCCACCGTTAAAGAAGGAACCGGTGCTTCACCCAAGGCGACAGACACGGTGAAAGTCCATTATCATGGCACCCTCACAGACGGTTCGGTGTTCGATAGCTCGGTAGACCGCAAACAACCAGCGACGTTTCCGCTGAATGGTGTCATTCCCTGTTGGACAGAGGGGGTCCAGAAGATGAAGGTTGGTGAAAAAGCCCGGTTAGTCTGTCCGTCTGCGATTGCCTATGGCGACCGTGGTGCACCACCGAGAATCAAACCCGGAGCAACGCTGGTCTTTGAGGTTGAATTGCTAGGTATCGAAACTCCTGCTGCAAGTGAAAGCAAGAAAATTGAAATTCCTACGGGGGAGGGGAAGAAGTAACTACCAAGTAGTCAGTAGTCAGCATTCAGTAGTCAGTAGTCAGTAGAGAAGACAAAAACTCATGCTGGCTACTGACTACTTCCTCATCCGCACGCCAACGCATACACATCTTGTTTCGCCGTTGGCAGCGGATACTCCGCCCAGGTTGCACCACCATCTTGCGTTCCAATCACTTGCCCCTTACGTGTAGCACAGTAGATGACTTTTTCATTTCTCGGACTGAGAGCAACCGTCATCATCGTGCTTTTCACTGGTACGCCATGATCGAAGCGTTGCCAGCTTTGTCCTAAATCTGGACTACGATAGAGCGAGCCCGCGTTACTCATCGCTGCCGGGCTAAGCGCAGCGTATAACATGTTCGGATTCTGTGGTGCCACTTGCACGTCACGCGCGTATGATAGCGGTGAGTGTTTCCAGATCTCCATCTCTTGCCACGTGGTCCCGCGATCGGCACTGCAGAAGAGTCCCATACGGGTCGCCAAAAATACCGTGCCTGGTCGTGCTGCGCTGACACTCAGGGCGTGAGAATCCATCATGCCTTCGGCTTGTGTGTCACTAATCAATTGGCTTTTGAGATGCTCTTGTTCTGTGAATTTGAGTAATGGCCTGGTGCAGTCGTCCCAGGTTTCACCACCGTCGAGGCTACGAATCACGCCACCGACTTCGAGTCCTGCATAGATCTCATTGGGATTGTTCGGATCTGCACTCATGCGGATTACACGACAGGGAAAACCCATCTTCACCATGCCGACCGGTTCGATGAGCGATAACTTGCGCCAACTATCGCCGCCGTCGTCACTACGATAGATCGCTGGCGGCGCTGCGCCCACATAGAGAGTTTGGGGATTGCGTGGATGAAAGAGCATCGACCACACCACCATACCTGCGTCAGGCAGATTGAGTCGCTCCCAGTGATCACCGCCATCGTTGCTGCGATAGGGGCCATCTTGGGTGCCGATGTATACAATCTGTGAATTTTGTGGATGAATGGCGATAGCACGAATTTCTGCTTTGGTTGGCAGCCCATTGGTCAACAACTGCCATTCGCCACTTCCGATTGCATGACGAAACAAACCGCCGGGGTGGTCGGTTGGGCTCGCGCCGCTCCATGGTGCGGCTCCTGCGTATACATATTGCGTCATGGTGTTATCCTCCTTTTCACTGGAGAAAGGTATGAGATTTTGCTATGGCTCTCAAGCCATGCTGTTGGTTATACGGAAAAGTGAGGAAATGCGATGGCGAAACATAAAATGCTGGTAGCTGGAGCGTCCGGTCTCGTTGGCTTTGCCGCAGTGAAACATTTCCATTCCTTGCCGGATTGGGATGTGGTCGGGGTTTCCCGGCGGATTCCGAGTGGACTTGAGGGCACGACACTGATTTCGATTGATTTGACTGACACGGCTCGATGCGCAGAAGTGTTTGGCAAAATGTCGGATGTCACCCATGTTGTCTACGCTGCGCTCTATGAGAAACCAGGTCTGGTTAAAGGCTGGCGTGAACGCGATCAAATGGAGACCAATCTGGCGATGTTGCAAAATCTCTTTGCGCCACTGCAGAAGGTCGCGAAAAACTTGCAGCATGTGACATTGTTGCAAGGCACCAAAGCGTATGGTGCGCATATTGAGCCGTTCCCGGTACCCGCGCGTGAACGTTGGCCGCGGCATCAACACGAGAATTTTTACTGGCTGCAGGAAGATTATCTGCGTGACCAGCAGAAGGGGAAGAGCTGGCATTGGACGGTGTTGCGGCCACAGATTATTTTCGGTGAATCACTTGGCAGTAACATGAACGCGATTCCGGCGATCGGTGTCTATGCTGCACTGTTGAAAGAGAAAGGGCTGCCATTGTCGTTTCCCGGTGGAGCCCAAGCACTGGCGGAAGCTGTCGATGCTGATTTACTCGCGAAGATGTGCGAGTGGGCGGCGACATCACCAACGAGTCGCAATGAAATCTTTAACGCAACCAACGGTGACGTGTTTATCTGGCAAAATGTCTGGCCGACGATTGCTGATGCCTTTGGGATGGAAGTCGGTCCTCCTACGCCCCTATCTCTTACCGAAGAAATGCCGAAGCGCGATGCGGAGTGGGCGGCAATTGTGAAGAAGTATAATCTACGTGCCCCAGCGAGCGTCAAGGATTACGTGGGGCAGTCTTTTATTTTCACTGATCTGATTTTTGCCTATGGAGCAGAGAAACTCGTCCCGACCATGCTCGTCAGCACGATCAAGGCACGGCAAGCAGGATTCTCTGACTGTATGGATACCGAAGATATGTTTCGCAAATGGTTCCGCCATTTTCAGGAGCACCGGCTCTTGCCACCAGTGGGGAAGAACTGAGAAGAAGAAATCGTAAAACGTAATGCGTAACCGCCCTGCCCCTTCCCTTTTACGTTTTACATATTTACGTTTTACGGATTACGTATCACGTGTAAGGAGCTTCATCATGAGACTTGCAAACAAAGTCGCCGTCATCACCGGAGGTGCGAGCGGTATGGGCCGTGCCACCGTCATGCGCTTTCTCGCGGAAGGCGCAAAGGTTGTCGTTGCCGATTTTAACGAAAAGAACGGCCAGGACACATTGGCACAAGCCAAGAAAGCTGGCCAAGAGAAGAACGTCCGCTTTATTCGTACCGATGTCGCCAAGGAGACTGATGTCATTGCGATGATCGATTGCGCGACCTCACAGTTTGGTCGACTGGACATCGTCTTCAATAACGCTGGGGTCGGTGGCGTGGTTGGTCCAATCTGGGACGTTACCGAAGAAGAGTGGGATTATACGTTCGCTGTCCTCACAAAAGGCGTCTTCTTTGGCATTAAACACGCCGCGCGTGTACTACGTCAGCAAGGGCAGGGTGGATCGATTATTAACACTGCGTCCACTGCCGGATTGAGCGGTGGTTCTGGCCCGTTAGTGTACTCGGCTGCGAAAGCGGCAGTGATCAACCTGACAAAAGCCGCAGCGGTCCAATTGGCGCCGGATCGCATCCATGTCAATGCGATTTGTCCGGGGGGGATTCTTACTGGTTTGACGGATCAAGGAAATACAGAAGCAGCAGCCAAAGGACTTGATACGTTCCAGCCCTGGCCTGACCACGGCGTCGGCGATGACATTGCTGGTACTGCTCTTTTTCTTGCGAGTGATGATTCACGATTTGTGACAGGTGAAGCAATAGTGGTTGATGGTGGTCTCACTGCGATTGGACCAGACATGTGGCGACGGTTTGGCATTACACAAGAAGTGCACGCCAAGAAAAGTCGCGTGAATCGTGGCAGTACCGGCGAAGCCTGGACTTCTCGCCCGCTTAAATAGGTTGAAGAGGATTTTCTCGCATGAAACGTTCCAGATAAACGCCGTCTCTGCTTCGACACGCTCAGTACGAACGGCGCGTCTTGCCCGCTTTCGGAATCCAATCCGTTCGCCCTGAGCCTGTCGAAGAGTGAACGCGTGCGCTCACAAGAAGAGCACTTTATGCTTACGCGCTTACGTGAATCCGATCGCCAACAACTGAGAGCCCTACTCAATCAGCTTCCCCCATCTTCTCGTCCATTCTTGGAACAAAGCCTGACCGCTGCAGCAACATCCGATTTTCGACTGCTGCCTGGCGTGTTACCACTGATCGGTCCTACGCTGCATTTGCTTCCTGCCGATAGTTGCGCAGTCATACTTGAACGGGTGGCTCGGCTTGCGCAGGTGTTCCCGACGGGAATCGTCCCTCTTTTTCGCACACTGAGCCGCGTGTTCGATGAGGGTGGAGAACAGCGAACTCTGGAATGGCTAGACGCAGGGGAGCTGGTCGGGCGACGCAACACCGAGGCCGGGACAGCCTTCTTTGCTTTGCGCTCACGCACG from Deltaproteobacteria bacterium encodes:
- a CDS encoding DUF3445 domain-containing protein, encoding MGLLPLDLHDWLEPDDRIAIELAEKERLLCERHSEVFAALPEALAGSTEVLELLLNYLPTRFAAWVRRDGNVLRNLVTQQTWDISQNVLHPLDLAGRLVQEDLCLMQPNPATGLYHLVGASLCFPTRWRLADKIGKPLNLVHEPVPGYEEELALKMDRFFVRLKADKPVWRANWGLIDDPTLFQPTGHGRKGLNTDITIENAGDTLWLRMERQTLRRLPRSQSILFTIRVYVRPLRELATQPERATELASTIRTMPEPMQLYKSLPPFQDAVLGWLDRVALSQTENSLPIS
- a CDS encoding SDR family oxidoreductase, producing MNEIDFHGKNALVVGGSSGIGNGIARVFRDHGATVFVSGTRASAADYNKDDDGADFTGMTYFQWDVSDDKVVENLKPPFSTLDTLVLSQGIVMYKRAEFEMPNFRKVVDVNLMSVMSCLMKFHEMLKASKGTVVIVGSGASFHAVFGNPAYSASKGALVTLTKSLGEAWATDGIRVNGIAPGLVATKITKVTWDHPRRYEDSLDDIPLHRWGTPEEMGGVSLFLASPLSSYITGQMLVVDGGMYLS
- a CDS encoding transcriptional regulator, with protein sequence MKSLKPIRTEADYNGALTEIERLWGAKRGTVEGDRLDILATLVEAYEDEHYPMDPPDPIEAIKFRAEQQGLTRKDLEGIFGSRTRVAEVLNRRRGLSINMIRRLHEKLGISAEVLIRPVRIKKAA
- a CDS encoding type II toxin-antitoxin system HigB family toxin, producing MRIVARRTLQRFIESRKGHKDYTALKGALDAWFDEVRKAKWKSTSDVKRQYATASVATAERIVFNIKGNDYRLVVSVDFEKSIVWIKWVGTHRAYDSIDVKEVKYEKP
- a CDS encoding TIGR03564 family F420-dependent LLM class oxidoreductase; translated protein: MRIGMMIGEGAGESPTLDEIIQRAQRIEAAGLSSGWMANIFAYDAINVLGLVGRETKRIELGTAVVPTYPRHPYAIAQQALTTQVASHGRFTLGIGLSHQVVIEKMLGMSYARRVSHMKEYLAVIKPLLRGEPVKYRGEEYRVNLELKPPGATPVPIIMAALGPKMLELCGREAAGTLTWMAGHKALKEHVVPRITTAARDAGNAAPRVIAGMPIAIANDTIKAREVAAKVFAIYRDLPAYRTMLDRGGAAEPVDVALVGDPATVKGELKRLEDIGVTDLCAFVFHAEPGAFERTVDFLGSF
- a CDS encoding LLM class flavin-dependent oxidoreductase; translation: MKFGLLYIPDYYPARHQSATQYYGEMMTQIQYAEELGFDGVFFAEHYIGGYSFPSPPVFATAVAQRTKRIRLGTGVTLLPLNNPIRTAEEYAMLDVLSNGRLDFGVGRGVLKAEYELFGIDEAESQGRFHEALDVILKAWTQESVSHVGKYFTVNEVLSLPKPVQTPHPPIWAACAFTPDSFTWAGERGFHAMLTPFAYVRHEELQAKLELYWTAMNKAGHVAANREVLGVYHLYIADTDAQAHEVAGKHFMQYLRFFGELDRKAAFQSKDYAVYQGGLTKVMGGATYDDMDKADCMIFGSPERCIKRLQRAQKDYRLTYPIFEVNFGGFPHEQVMRSMERFAKEVMPHLR
- a CDS encoding type II toxin-antitoxin system PemK/MazF family toxin, which codes for MNPQPGEVWLADLGLAAKTRPVVIVSRDDPDPPRALIIYVPLTTQNRQSSYEVVLPKLSFLNQDSIANVQGIGSIPKARLERKLGTLPNEIMNKIKNALSFALDLSTSS
- a CDS encoding VOC family protein, producing the protein MGLPNGIHHLAICTKDIKKQIEFFTDVCGMELVALYWMHGVKNTFHGFVKMGDSSSIAFVQGPEVGEIQPITGVSHPSWTAAPVAPGAMQHIAMNVDTEADLLTMRDRVRDRGYWVMGPIDHGFCKSIYFAGPEGLMLEFSTSEGQAIDAEAWIDPEVCKLAGISPEEVKRYKAPAAFESKGGKVPQVDPAKSKIMINFPAPNNAVLKMTDEEVLKKLSETTPPVQVNR
- a CDS encoding phosphotransferase family protein, whose product is MTSTTKQLTSDQLTPLLADFITRSSHARQVQIKDLRLLTGGASRQTWSFDATIEQANGQSETLPLILRSDPHDGPQSEMDRTLEYRLIETVHAAGVLAPKPYFLGDDSLGVPFFIMERIEGETIVRRLFRDPSFAEARKIMAQQLGARLARIHRIPSEKYTHLGLAAPQESRSPAEEEIKRYEDMYAERAREPHLAFELAFRWLRQHIPVKQEQVLVHGDYRMGNVIFGPDGVRSILDWELSHVGDPIEDLGWMCVRSWRFGNDELPVGGVGKREDFWRAYEEAGGYPVDPTRAHFWEIFGNLRWGILCLTLTQPFLDRLNPSVELAAIGRRTVETEWELLHLMEE
- a CDS encoding FKBP-type peptidyl-prolyl cis-trans isomerase is translated as MRKILFSLLTAVWFLTGSSVFAADPTTDDQKTMYALGVAMSQSLGVFNLSEAELEMVKNGLTDGVLKKPQKVNVQEFMPKLQQLQQTRFAAASEAEKKAGAEFLTKAAAEKGAVKTNSGLVYSTVKEGTGASPKATDTVKVHYHGTLTDGSVFDSSVDRKQPATFPLNGVIPCWTEGVQKMKVGEKARLVCPSAIAYGDRGAPPRIKPGATLVFEVELLGIETPAASESKKIEIPTGEGKK
- a CDS encoding SDR family oxidoreductase — translated: MAKHKMLVAGASGLVGFAAVKHFHSLPDWDVVGVSRRIPSGLEGTTLISIDLTDTARCAEVFGKMSDVTHVVYAALYEKPGLVKGWRERDQMETNLAMLQNLFAPLQKVAKNLQHVTLLQGTKAYGAHIEPFPVPARERWPRHQHENFYWLQEDYLRDQQKGKSWHWTVLRPQIIFGESLGSNMNAIPAIGVYAALLKEKGLPLSFPGGAQALAEAVDADLLAKMCEWAATSPTSRNEIFNATNGDVFIWQNVWPTIADAFGMEVGPPTPLSLTEEMPKRDAEWAAIVKKYNLRAPASVKDYVGQSFIFTDLIFAYGAEKLVPTMLVSTIKARQAGFSDCMDTEDMFRKWFRHFQEHRLLPPVGKN
- a CDS encoding SDR family oxidoreductase, which gives rise to MRLANKVAVITGGASGMGRATVMRFLAEGAKVVVADFNEKNGQDTLAQAKKAGQEKNVRFIRTDVAKETDVIAMIDCATSQFGRLDIVFNNAGVGGVVGPIWDVTEEEWDYTFAVLTKGVFFGIKHAARVLRQQGQGGSIINTASTAGLSGGSGPLVYSAAKAAVINLTKAAAVQLAPDRIHVNAICPGGILTGLTDQGNTEAAAKGLDTFQPWPDHGVGDDIAGTALFLASDDSRFVTGEAIVVDGGLTAIGPDMWRRFGITQEVHAKKSRVNRGSTGEAWTSRPLK